The sequence CGTCATCGAGAATCCACTGCCAACCGAAGCCGATGACGATCGGGGGAAACGCCCACGGCACGATGAGCAGTACCCGGTAAAGGCCGGAGAACCGCCGTACCTTGTCCAAACACAGCGCGAGGAGGAGACCTAGCAGGAGCTGCCCCACTATCGATCCAGCAGTCCACCGGATCGAGGTCACGAACGCTGACCAGAAGTCCGCGTTGGTGATCAGCGTCTGGAAGTTGTCCAGCCACACGAGCTCGTGGTCCCGCCGCAGCAAGCTCTGATCCGTCAGGCTGTAGTACACACTCGAGAGGACGGGGTAGATCAGGAGGCCGACGACGGCGACCATGCTCGGCAGCACGAAAGCCAGGCCGACCTTGTCTGCCTTGGCGAGCCTGCTCCACAGACCCTTCAGCGTCCGGCGTCGCGGGGCTGGCCCGTCAGCGCGAGGCTTGCGCGTGTGGGCGATGCTGGCCGTCATTGTCCGAACTCCACACCGGCCATCTCGAAGAGCGAGTTGAGCTGCTCCTCCGCATCCCGGGCAGCGTCGGCGATGGGAGTCCCGTTCAAGACGATGTCCTGAAAGAGTCCCTCGATGATGCCCTGGCCCGTCATGATGCTTGCCTGCACTGTCGGCCCGTCCTCCATCCCGATCGCGGACCCGCGCGGAACTGCCTCGTCGATCACCTCAACGGTGTCAGCGAACTGATCGAGGATGGGATCGTCCACGTAAGCCGGCTCGTCGGAGATGTCGGCCAGCGCGGGCAGCATTCCACCTGGCACCGAGTGGAGGAACTCGATGTACTCCTCAGTCTCATAGAGGGAGAGGAGGAAGGCCTTCGCCTCTTCCTGCATGCTCGATGCCTCCCAGACGACCATCGGAGTATTCGATGTCTCGCCTCCGTACAAGTCGTCCGCCGCTGTGAGCCGAGGCAACGGCGCGGCAGCAACGTACTCCAGCAGATCCGGACTGGTCTGCTGAACCCCTCCGATCTGGAAGCCAGAGTTGAAGTCGAAAGCGGTCCTGCCCTGGTAGTACAACGTCGCCTGCTGCAGCACGTCGTAGTTGATCGAGCCTTCCGGCGAGGTGTTTCGGTACATGTCGACCCAATAGGCGATGCCGTCCAGAACCGCCGGTGAGGTCAGGTTCGCCGACCCATCGTCATTGAGGAGGCGCTCACCGGCGGATTGGACGTAGTAGTTCAGAAACCGGGTCGCCATCATGTCGCTCGAACCGAGCGGGACGGAGAGGCCGTAGACATCGTCTGTGGTCAGGACCTCGGCGGCATGACGCAGCTCCGCCCAGGTCGTGGGTACCTCCAGACCTGCTTCTTCGAGCAGGTCGGTCCGGTACCACATCACCTGCGCGTGCGTGTACAGCGGCACTGAGTAGCTGGCGCCATCGACCTGACCCTCCGCCAGCGCCGCCTCGGCGAACCGGTCTCTGCCGATCTCATCGATCACGTCATCAACCGGTGCGAGCGCCTCCACGCTGAGCAGCTCAGCAACATGGGTCGGTAGCGCGCTGGAGATGTCGGGAACCTGACCGGCGGCCAGCCCCATCGTCCACTTCGTGTAGAAGTCCGGCCAGGAGAACGTCTCGATCGTCACGCGGACATCCGGATGAGCCTCCTCGAACTTCTGCGCCATGTGCTCCATCCATTCGGCGCGCGGCCCCTGGGTGAAACTGGTCCACACCAACAGGTCCCCAGCCAGGACACCATCGGGCGCACCGGACCGGCCAGTGTCAGCACGGCACGCCGCGGCGCTGAGCGCAACGGTTGAGGCAGTCAATGCTGCGAACTCGCGCCTACTTGGCAAGCGCCCGCTTCGATAGCCCGTTCTGGACATCTAGCCTCCTTCGCTGCGTCCGATGTCTGATGTCTGTTGTCCGGCCCAAGATTGGCACGTCAACTAGTGTCCGTCAAGGCTGGAGCGGCACGACATCTGACGTCCTATCTGCCTAGACTGGCCGGGAACTGCGGGAAGGCATCTCTCATGACGACGGCATCGACCACCACGAGCACACCAGGCAGCACGCGCAAGTCCGCCTGGTCGGCCACCGACGCGATCAAGGACCTCATCCTCGCCGAGGGGCTCCGTCCCGGTGACCCGATGCCAACCGAGACCTCCCTGTGCGACCGTCTCGGCATCTCGCGATCCTCGGTCCGCGAGGCGATCCGTACCCTGGCCAGCCTGGATATCGTCGAGGTGCGCCACGGTCACGGCACGTTTGTCGGAGAGCTCAGCCTGTCGCCGCTGGTGAACGGACTGATCTTCCGCGCTCGCTCCGATGCGCACGAGGACCTGCGAACGCTGCGCGAGGTGCTAGCCGTACGCATCGCGCTCGACCTAGCGATGGCCGAACGTCTCGTCGACGAGTACGCCGGCACCAAGGATGATGAGCTCACCGCACTGGTGGAAGCGATGACGCGGAAGGCCGCTAACGGAGAGCTCTTTATCGACGAGGACCGCACGTTCCACCACCTCCTGCTGGAGAAGGTGAACAATCGACTCATCAGCGAGTTGGTCGGAGCGTTCTGGACCATTCACACCGACCTGCAGCCACATCTCGGAGTAGCCCCAGGGGCCGACATCGTCGAGACTGCTCGAGCTCACGGGGAGATGCTCGCTGCCGTGCAGGCCGGCGACGCCGGCGCCTATCGCGAAGCGGTTCAGGCCCACTATGCGCCGCTCCAGCGAGCCGTGGAACGCGCAGTGACCGAGCGGGAACAGTAGCCGGCGCCGCGGGCCCGGCCGCGCCCTCGTCGGAATCCCTCTAGCGCCTCGGAATCCACTTCTGCCCGGATTCCGAGGCGCTAACTGGATTCCGATCAACGAGGGACGAGCACGATATTCGGACGCCCGTCAGTGCTGGGGTCGCTGGGCTGAGACTCGTCCACGGGTTCCCCCTCCTCATCTGGTGATGAATCGGATCTCGGGGGTCTTCGCTGTCGGCCGAGGGCACCCTCGCTTCTCTTGCTCGGCCTCACTCGGGCGCGCGAGCCGCCCGGCGGGCCGCGTCAATCGCCTCAGCGGGCACCGAACGGGCGGGCCGGCCCAGAATCTTTCGCACCACCTCGACGGGCACCTTGGGCTGGCGGTCCGCAGTGAGCAGACCGTTGCGTTCCTGCTCGGTGTCGGTCAGTTGCGTCCAGCACAGGCCGGCAAGCTCCGGACTGTCCAGGACGGCGTCCACCAGTTCCCGGAACGTCTCGGCGAGTGCATCGACGGAGTCGACGGCGTCGTAGCCGTGCCAGCTCTGGTCCGGCCGCGGGCGCAAGCTGGTCCCGCCGAGTTCGGTGAGCATCACCGGCTGGCCACGATGGACCGGGTCACCGAGCAGCGCGACCCGGCGAGCGGGCGGGCGGTCACCCAGAACCCGGGCGATCGCGTCGCGATCCGCGTACCGCTCCCGCACCGACTCCCCGCTCGGGGCATAGTCGTGCAGCCCCCAGATATCGCTCTCGGTGTGCTCCCAGCCGTCGTTGGAGATCACCGGCCGAGTAGCGTCGAGGGCCTTGGTCAGGTGATACAGCGCCGTCGTGGCATGGCGCTGCTCGGCGATGTCCAGCCCGTGCCAGACCCCCCAGCTCTCGTTGAACGGCACCCAGGTGACCACGCACGGGTGGCTGCGATCACGAGCCACCACCTCCAGCCACTCACTGGTCAGTCGCTCGAGCATCGTGGGCGAGTACTCGAACGCGCTCGGCATCTCGTCCCAGACCAGCATGCCGAGCCGGTCACACCAGGCCAGGAACCGCGGATCCTCCACCTTCTGATGCACCCGCACGCCGTCGAAACCCAGCTCCTTGGCGAGCTCCACCTCGCGCCGCAGCGCATCCGCGGAAGGTGCGGCAAGGTGCGACTCAGGCCAGTAGTTCTGGGCGAGAACCATCCGCAGGAACCGCGGGTGGCCGTTGAAGAGAAAGCGACCATCCCTGATACCCACGCTGCGCAGCCCGACGTAGGAGCTGACGACGTCGAGCGGCCGACCCTGCGCACGTAGTTCCACGCGGGCATCCAGCAGCGTCGGCTGTTCCGGGCTCCACAGCAGCCGGCTCTGCTCCAGCTGGTGCCGCAGCGCCGGCACGGAGATCACCCAGCTGTCCTCACGCCGCTCACTGCGGCAGGTCTGGACGGCGAGCACCTCCTCGCCCAGGCTCAACACCACCTGCACCTCCACGGCCGACTCCGGCCGGCGGGACAGCTCGACCTCGATCTGCACTGCTGCTCCCGGGATGTCCGAGGTCCAGTGCAGCCGGCGCAGGTGCAGGTCCGGCACCACTTCCAGCCATACCGGCTGCCAGATGCCGGTGGTGCGCTGATACCAGACACCGTGTGGCTGCGTGCGCCAGTCCTGCTTGCCGCGCGGCTGGGTCGCGTCCTCGCGATGGTCTTCGGCGCGCACCACGAGGACCTGCTCACCCCCGGCGACGACGGCCTCGGTCACGTCGAGGGTGAACGGTGTGTGACCACCCTCGTGACCGCCGACGTACACGCCGTTGCACCAGACCTGGGCCTGATAGTCCACCGCCCCGAAGTGCAGCAACAATCGTTCACCCGGTCCGGGTTCGCGATCCAGCGGCACCGAGCGGCGGTACCAGACCACTGGCGGGCAGTCCGGCTCGTGCACACCGGACAGCTCGCTCTCCGGCGGATACGGCACCGTGATGGTGTGCGTGAACGGCCCGGGGTCCTGGTGCCAGCCAGCGCTGCGACCCTGATCGTGGCTATCGGTGGCGAAGCCCCACGTCCCGGACAGGTCCTGCCAGGTCGGCCGGACCAGCAGCGGCCGAGGGTAGTCGCCATCGGTGCTGCCGATGGCCCGTTCTGGTGCGCGCACCGGTATCACCAGTCTGCCATTCGCGGGTTGCTCCGGTCCTCGGTGGCGACCATGACGTCGATCAGCTTCTCCTGCAGCGCCGTTCGGCGGCCGGAGTAGCCGGGCTCCGCCCACAGGTTCACCAGCTCGTCCGGGTCCGCCGCCAGGTCATAGAGCTCGCCGGTGCGCTCGCGGCTACTGGCCGGCTCGCCATGGTGCACCACCAGCTTCCAGGACTCGTGCCGCAGCATGGTCACATGCACCGGCGGGTCGTACTGGCCGCCACTCTCCCGGTAGTGGCACAGCGCCCAGTCACGCCACCCGGCGGCCTCGCCCCGGGTCAGGCCGGCCAGGCTCTGGCCCTGCATCGTTTCCGGCACATCCAGCCCTGCGGCTGCCAGGAAGGTCGGTGCGAGGTCGATCCACTGGACGAGCTCGGAGGGGCGAGTTCCGGCGCCGGCCGTCCCGGGCCAGCGCACGATCAACGGCACGCGAACGGCACAGTCGTACATGAACGGACCTTTGAGCATCAGCTGGTGGTCGCCGAGCATCTCTCCGTGGTCGCTGGTGAAGACGACGATCGTGTCCTCCGCGAGACCGGACTCCTCCAGGGTGCCCAGGATGCGGCCCACCTCGTCGTCCACCATCGAGACCATCGCGTAGTAGGCGCGGCGGACCTCCATCAGTTCGGATTCGCTGTAGTCGACGTAGCCGCGAGCCGCACCCGCGTAGGACTCCTTGGACGCCTCCGTGAAGATCGGCGGCTTGGCCTCGAGCTCACCGTCACGGGTGACCGGCGCCGGCAGGTCGGCGACGTCGTAGCGGTTGAGGTGTTCGGCCGGTGCGCCGAAGCCGTGGTGCGGGTCGAAGAAGTTGGCGACGAAGAAGAACGGCTGGTCCGCGCGGCGCGAGGTGCGCAGGAAGTCGATCGTCTCCTCCCCGATCCAGTGGGTGTAATGCGCCTCGGTGGGCATCGTGTCCCAGACGGAGCGGTCGCGGGAGTTCATCGCCGAGGCGTACAGCTCGGGGTACCGAGCGCGCAGCCACCGGTGGTAGGCGTTCTCCGAGGACCCCGGGTACGGTTCGTGCGACCAGCGGAACACGCGGAAGCCGTCGTCGAGGCGTGGCTCGATCCGGCCGTGGCGGCAGGAACCCAGGTGGAGCTTGCCGACCAGACCGCAGTCATAGCCGGCATCCGCGAGGCGCTTGCTGAACAGCTCTTCGTGCCTGGCCAGGTCCACACCGTTGGCGTGCAGCCCGTGGCTGGGCACGTATCGCCCGGTCATCAGACTGGCGCGGGACGGTCCGCAGACCGGATTCTGCACGTAGCAGTTCTCGAACAGCACGCCCTGGCCGGCGAGACGATCCAGGTTCGGGGTGGAGATCGCCGAGTTGCCGTAGGCACCGACAGCATCGAAACGCTGCTGGTCGGTACAGATCAGCAGGATGTTCGGGCGGTCCATCTCAGCGGCCTTCATCGTCGAGGGTGAGCACGCTCACGGAGTGCGGGGGGACCGTCCAGGCCCCGCCGACGGCGTCCACCTCACCCAGGTCGCGGACGCCGATGGCGTCCGGTGCGCTGAACAGGTTGACGGCGTCCAGGTCGCTCACATCCCCACCGATCACCCGGACTCGTGCGCGAGGCGGCGTGCTCTCGGCGCTGCCGTCGAGCACCGGGCGCACCCGGATCGCCTCTGAGCGGTGCCGGTTCACGACGGCGAGACGCACCGAGCCGTCCTCGGCTCTCGTCGCCGAGATGTCCAGGTAGGGCACGGTCATCGGCGCGGTGAGCAGCTCACCGTTGGCGTCCCGGTTGTCACCGAGGGTGACCGAGGCCGACCGGGCCGGTCCGTCCACCTCCGCGCGGAGCGCGATCCGGCCGGTGTGATGCCGGTAGAGATGCCACACGTGGTAGAGCGAGGAGCGCAGGGCGCCGTCCGGTCGGGCCACGATCAGGCCGTTCGCATTGACCAGGTTGACCGGGTTAGCCATCGCTACCGGCGAGGGTAGGCCTGCGGTCCGGTGGATGGCGTGAAACACACCCGCGGCGAACACCGCGTCACCGAGCGTGCGCGGGCTCCACCGGTTCACCCGCAGCCGGGTGGGCCACCCGTCCACCGCCGGCGTCTCCCGGGGCGCTGTCCCGCCGTCCGCACCGGCCTGCGGTTCCGGCCAGTCGGCGGGCTCGAGGTGACGCATGTTCCACTCGTCGAAGGCAAGCGCCGGTGGCGCGTCCAGGCCGACGTCGTCGGCGATCGAGGCGACCAGCTGGGAGTATCCGGTGATCCGCTGCTCGAAGAACACCGCCTGCGCCACCACGTCGTCGTAATCGTCACCGGTCCACAGCCCAGTGCTCGCGCCGTAGTGGTGCAGGGAGAGATAGTCCAAGAAGCGACCGGCGCGCTCCAGGACCGGGCGGGTCCACTCCTCCTGCCGCCACGGGATGCCCACGCCGACCAGGCGGATGTCCGGGTCGACGGCGCGCATGAATCGTGCGTGCTCCCGTGCCGAGGCTGCGTACTCCTCGGCC is a genomic window of Ruania zhangjianzhongii containing:
- a CDS encoding sulfatase family protein; this encodes MKAAEMDRPNILLICTDQQRFDAVGAYGNSAISTPNLDRLAGQGVLFENCYVQNPVCGPSRASLMTGRYVPSHGLHANGVDLARHEELFSKRLADAGYDCGLVGKLHLGSCRHGRIEPRLDDGFRVFRWSHEPYPGSSENAYHRWLRARYPELYASAMNSRDRSVWDTMPTEAHYTHWIGEETIDFLRTSRRADQPFFFVANFFDPHHGFGAPAEHLNRYDVADLPAPVTRDGELEAKPPIFTEASKESYAGAARGYVDYSESELMEVRRAYYAMVSMVDDEVGRILGTLEESGLAEDTIVVFTSDHGEMLGDHQLMLKGPFMYDCAVRVPLIVRWPGTAGAGTRPSELVQWIDLAPTFLAAAGLDVPETMQGQSLAGLTRGEAAGWRDWALCHYRESGGQYDPPVHVTMLRHESWKLVVHHGEPASSRERTGELYDLAADPDELVNLWAEPGYSGRRTALQEKLIDVMVATEDRSNPRMADW
- a CDS encoding FadR/GntR family transcriptional regulator codes for the protein MTTASTTTSTPGSTRKSAWSATDAIKDLILAEGLRPGDPMPTETSLCDRLGISRSSVREAIRTLASLDIVEVRHGHGTFVGELSLSPLVNGLIFRARSDAHEDLRTLREVLAVRIALDLAMAERLVDEYAGTKDDELTALVEAMTRKAANGELFIDEDRTFHHLLLEKVNNRLISELVGAFWTIHTDLQPHLGVAPGADIVETARAHGEMLAAVQAGDAGAYREAVQAHYAPLQRAVERAVTEREQ
- a CDS encoding ABC transporter substrate-binding protein; the protein is MSRTGYRSGRLPSRREFAALTASTVALSAAACRADTGRSGAPDGVLAGDLLVWTSFTQGPRAEWMEHMAQKFEEAHPDVRVTIETFSWPDFYTKWTMGLAAGQVPDISSALPTHVAELLSVEALAPVDDVIDEIGRDRFAEAALAEGQVDGASYSVPLYTHAQVMWYRTDLLEEAGLEVPTTWAELRHAAEVLTTDDVYGLSVPLGSSDMMATRFLNYYVQSAGERLLNDDGSANLTSPAVLDGIAYWVDMYRNTSPEGSINYDVLQQATLYYQGRTAFDFNSGFQIGGVQQTSPDLLEYVAAAPLPRLTAADDLYGGETSNTPMVVWEASSMQEEAKAFLLSLYETEEYIEFLHSVPGGMLPALADISDEPAYVDDPILDQFADTVEVIDEAVPRGSAIGMEDGPTVQASIMTGQGIIEGLFQDIVLNGTPIADAARDAEEQLNSLFEMAGVEFGQ
- a CDS encoding alpha-L-arabinofuranosidase C-terminal domain-containing protein, with protein sequence MPAQSEHTGTGREAVVTVDTRRPVGTIDEDIYGHFLESAFFDNIEGGVFDEGSPHSISEPGLLQGVRSDVLELVRELEPGAIRWPGGNFTSGYRWEDGVGPREARPTRLDLAWGGEETNRFGTDEFLAWCEAVGSEAYLAHSCRDVDEAVRWVEYTNSDRATTLTERRKANGRAEPWRVKYWGIGNEVYGPWQMGHRSAEEYAASAREHARFMRAVDPDIRLVGVGIPWRQEEWTRPVLERAGRFLDYLSLHHYGASTGLWTGDDYDDVVAQAVFFEQRITGYSQLVASIADDVGLDAPPALAFDEWNMRHLEPADWPEPQAGADGGTAPRETPAVDGWPTRLRVNRWSPRTLGDAVFAAGVFHAIHRTAGLPSPVAMANPVNLVNANGLIVARPDGALRSSLYHVWHLYRHHTGRIALRAEVDGPARSASVTLGDNRDANGELLTAPMTVPYLDISATRAEDGSVRLAVVNRHRSEAIRVRPVLDGSAESTPPRARVRVIGGDVSDLDAVNLFSAPDAIGVRDLGEVDAVGGAWTVPPHSVSVLTLDDEGR
- a CDS encoding glycoside hydrolase family 2 protein is translated as MRAPERAIGSTDGDYPRPLLVRPTWQDLSGTWGFATDSHDQGRSAGWHQDPGPFTHTITVPYPPESELSGVHEPDCPPVVWYRRSVPLDREPGPGERLLLHFGAVDYQAQVWCNGVYVGGHEGGHTPFTLDVTEAVVAGGEQVLVVRAEDHREDATQPRGKQDWRTQPHGVWYQRTTGIWQPVWLEVVPDLHLRRLHWTSDIPGAAVQIEVELSRRPESAVEVQVVLSLGEEVLAVQTCRSERREDSWVISVPALRHQLEQSRLLWSPEQPTLLDARVELRAQGRPLDVVSSYVGLRSVGIRDGRFLFNGHPRFLRMVLAQNYWPESHLAAPSADALRREVELAKELGFDGVRVHQKVEDPRFLAWCDRLGMLVWDEMPSAFEYSPTMLERLTSEWLEVVARDRSHPCVVTWVPFNESWGVWHGLDIAEQRHATTALYHLTKALDATRPVISNDGWEHTESDIWGLHDYAPSGESVRERYADRDAIARVLGDRPPARRVALLGDPVHRGQPVMLTELGGTSLRPRPDQSWHGYDAVDSVDALAETFRELVDAVLDSPELAGLCWTQLTDTEQERNGLLTADRQPKVPVEVVRKILGRPARSVPAEAIDAARRAARAPE